In Paenibacillus sp. FSL R7-0345, a single window of DNA contains:
- the ggt gene encoding gamma-glutamyltransferase has product MTTQPVTGTKTMVVSPHYLASAAGAEILHKGGNAFDAAVAVSAALAVVYPHMTGLGGDAFWLTYSAGEGRVRAYNGSGRSGYGVRRELYAGEANIPRRGVRSAITVPGMADSWAAVQGEYGRLAFAEVLEPAISCASAGFPLSPDQHGGSLLAGAALSPEAAAVYLPGGAAPAAGARFVQPQLAGTLRALASGGRDAFYKGQIAQDISDYMRIAGGYLTWDDFADHHGEWTEPVSTEYHGYSVYQAPPNSQGFAALMALNILERFDFSGIEQGSYEYYHLLVEALKLSFRDRDQVLTDPAFAPVPLDRLLDKGYAQQLAASISMSRAAAICSEPVGRDTAYAAVVDGEGNAVSFIQSLYFEFGSGAVAGDTGILLQNRGSFFSLDPLHINRLEPHKRTFHTLMPAMACRDGKPAYLYGTQGGEGQPQTQTLLLTRMLHYGMNPLEAVSAPRFVWGRTWGDPTQELRVEQRAGQQVLDALAGAGHLVRTAAAFDGIMGHAHAIAIGAGGLRSGGTDPRCDGAAIGW; this is encoded by the coding sequence ATGACGACACAGCCGGTGACTGGTACAAAAACAATGGTGGTCAGCCCTCATTATCTGGCGTCTGCCGCCGGAGCGGAGATCCTGCACAAGGGGGGGAATGCTTTTGATGCGGCGGTAGCGGTCAGCGCAGCGCTGGCAGTGGTTTATCCGCACATGACAGGGCTGGGCGGCGATGCTTTTTGGCTCACGTACAGCGCAGGCGAAGGGCGCGTACGGGCCTATAACGGCAGCGGACGGTCCGGCTATGGCGTCCGCCGGGAACTGTATGCCGGGGAAGCGAATATTCCCCGGCGTGGAGTACGCAGCGCCATTACGGTGCCCGGAATGGCGGACAGCTGGGCGGCGGTCCAGGGCGAATACGGCCGCCTGGCCTTCGCGGAGGTGCTGGAGCCGGCGATCAGCTGCGCCTCCGCGGGGTTTCCGCTGTCCCCGGACCAGCACGGGGGCAGCTTGCTTGCCGGAGCCGCGCTGAGCCCGGAAGCGGCGGCGGTGTACCTGCCCGGCGGGGCGGCTCCGGCCGCCGGGGCCAGGTTTGTGCAGCCGCAGCTGGCCGGGACGCTGCGTGCTCTGGCGTCGGGCGGACGCGACGCCTTCTATAAGGGGCAGATTGCGCAGGATATAAGCGATTATATGCGTATTGCGGGCGGGTATCTGACCTGGGATGATTTTGCCGATCATCACGGGGAGTGGACGGAGCCCGTCTCGACAGAGTATCACGGCTACAGCGTCTATCAGGCGCCGCCGAACTCGCAGGGCTTTGCGGCACTGATGGCGCTCAATATACTGGAGCGCTTTGATTTCAGCGGCATTGAGCAAGGATCCTATGAGTACTATCACCTGCTGGTGGAGGCGCTGAAGCTGAGCTTCCGTGACCGGGATCAGGTGCTGACCGATCCGGCATTCGCTCCGGTGCCGCTGGACCGGCTGCTGGATAAGGGATATGCGCAGCAGCTGGCAGCTTCCATCTCCATGAGCCGTGCGGCGGCGATTTGCAGCGAACCGGTCGGCCGGGATACCGCTTACGCTGCAGTGGTGGACGGTGAAGGAAATGCAGTGTCATTCATTCAAAGCCTTTATTTTGAATTCGGATCTGGGGCTGTTGCCGGGGATACGGGTATTCTGCTGCAGAACCGGGGCTCTTTCTTCTCGCTGGACCCGCTGCATATCAATAGGCTGGAACCGCACAAGCGTACTTTTCATACGCTTATGCCGGCGATGGCGTGCCGGGACGGCAAGCCTGCCTATCTGTACGGAACGCAGGGCGGGGAAGGGCAGCCGCAGACGCAGACATTGCTGCTGACTAGGATGCTGCATTACGGCATGAATCCGCTGGAGGCGGTGAGTGCCCCGAGGTTCGTATGGGGCAGAACCTGGGGAGATCCCACCCAGGAGCTGAGGGTGGAGCAGCGTGCAGGGCAGCAGGTACTTGATGCGCTGGCGGGGGCCGGACATCTGGTGCGGACGGCGGCAGCTTTTGACGGTATCATGGGCCACGCCCATGCCATTGCAATAGGTGCAGGCGGTCTCCGCAGCGGCGGCACAGATCCGCGCTGTGACGGGGCGGCGATCGGGTGGTAG